One segment of Panicum virgatum strain AP13 chromosome 3K, P.virgatum_v5, whole genome shotgun sequence DNA contains the following:
- the LOC120697300 gene encoding DNA repair protein RAD51 homolog 2-like isoform X2 — MANMPVSEMRLPPHLAHLLAARRLDTAKDVLSLPEVELMAVLDAGLPTARAAVAHVSEAACPPCQTALALLEERVRLGGGGRLPTTLCGLDEALGGGIPMGKLTEVVGPSGIGKTQFCLKLALLAALPEYYGGLDGRVVYIDTESKFSSRRMIEIGQKSFPQIFRQEGLAQKMAGRILVMRLASLADFTKRENEKATTGFRQHPLRWALSFLKSIAEFSRIPVVVTNQVRSQSSDDGYHFSFEVDRKDGNNRAERFDSHLIAALGIQWAHAVTVRLVFESHSGHRFIKMAKSPMSPAVAFPFVVESSGITLLSDEGIDVTGPEITSIRCQGQNVLSR; from the exons ATGGCGAACATGCCGGTCTCGGAGATGCGTCTCCCTCCGCACCTGGCTcacctcctcgccgcgcgccgcctcgaCACCGCCAAG GACGTGCTGTCGCTGCCGGAGGTGGAGCTCATGGccgtcctcgacgccggcctcccgaccgcccgcgccgccgtcgctcacgTCAGCGAGGCCGCCTGCCCGCCCTGCCAGACG GCGCTTGCTCTTCTGGAGGAGCGCGTCAGGCTAGGGGGAGGCGGGCGGCTGCCCACCACGCTCTGCGGGTTGGACGAGGCGTTGGGCGGAGGAATCCCCATGGGAAAGCTCACTGAGGTCGTTGGGCCCTCGGGAATCGGCAAGACGCAG TTTTGCCTGAAGCTTGCCTTGTTAGCAGCATTACCAGAATACTATGGAGGTTTGGACGGTAGAGTTGTGTACATTGACACAGAATCCAAGTTCTCTTCACGGAG GATGATTGAGATTGGTCAGAAAAGCTTTCCCCAAATATTTCGACAAGAAGGCTTGGCACAAAAG ATGGCTGGGAGGATCCTAGTGATGCGACTAGCATCTTTAGCCGATTTCACCAAGAG GGAAAATGAGAAAGCTACCACAGGTTTCAGACAACATCCTTTAAGATGGGCCCTTTCTTTTCTTAA GTCTATTGCAGAGTTCTCAAGAATTCCAGTTGTTGTTACAAACCAAGTACGCAGCCAAAGTAGTGATGATGGCTACCATTTTTCCTTTGAAG TTGACAGGAAGGATGGTAATAACCGTGCTGAAAGGTTTGATTCTCATCTTATTGCTGCTCTAGGGATTCAGTGGGCTCATGCTGTAACTGTCCGCCTAGTCTTTGAGTCCCATTCAG GCCACAGGTTCATCAAGATGGCAAAATCACCTATGTCTCCGGCAGTAGCATTTCCATTCGTTGTTGAGTCATCAGGCATTACATTGCTAAGTGATGAGGGCATTGATGTGACTGGTCCCGAGATAACCTCAATTCGTTGTCAAG GGCAAAATGTTCTGTCTCGATGA
- the LOC120697302 gene encoding probable sugar phosphate/phosphate translocator At3g11320 — protein MGQEAHHHHALPTSAAAADAAGASPAAAASRLFTAGLVAAWYASNIGVLLLNKYLLSVYGFRYPVFLTACHMSACALLSSLAHAYAGAAPARRRSRGQLARVAVLGAVFCASVVAGNVSLRYLPVSFNQAVGATTPFFTAILAYAVAALREACATYAALIPVVAGVVIATGGEPSFHLFGFIMCVGATAGRALKTVLQGILLSSEEEKMNSMDLLRYMAPVAVILLVPATLIMEREAFGVVVTLAREDPNFIWILLCNSSMAYFVNLTNFLVTKHTSPLTLQVLGNAKGAVAVVVSILIFRNPVTFMGMLGYGITVAGVVLYGEAKKRSK, from the exons ATGGGGCAGGaggcccaccaccaccacgcgctccccacgtccgccgccgccgcggacgccgccggcgcctccccggccgcggcggcctccaGGCTCTTCACGGCGGGGCTGGTGGCGGCGTGGTACGCCTCCAACATCGGGGTGCTCCTCCTCAACAAGTACCTCCTCTCCGTCTACGGCTTCCGATACCCCGTCTTCCTCACCGCCTGCCACATGTCCGCCTGCGCCCTCCTCTCCAGCCTCGCCCACGCCTACGCCGGGgccgcccccgcccgccgccgctcgcggggGCAGCTCGCCAGGGTCGCCGTGCTCGGCGCCGTCTTCTGCGCCTCCGTCGTCGCCGGGAACGTCTCCCTCCGCTACCTCCCCGTCTCCTTCAACCAGGCCGTCGGCGCCACCACGCCCTTCTTCACCGCCATCCTCGCCtacgccgtcgccgcgctccgGGAGGCATGCGCCACCTACGCCGCGCTCAtccccgtcgtcgccggcgtcgtcaTCGCCACGGGG GGCGAGCCGAGCTTCCACCTCTTTGGTTTCATCATGTGCGTCGGAGCCACGGCCGGAAGGGCGCTCAAGACCGTGCTGCAGGGGATCTTGCTATCATCAGAAGA GGAGAAGATGAACTCCATGGACCTCCTCCGTTACATGGCACCCGTGGCCGTCATCCTGCTGGTTCCAGCAACATTGATCATGGAGCGTGAAGCATTTGGTGTGGTGGTCACCCTCGCACGGGAGGACCCCAATTTCATCTGGATCCTGCTCTGCAACTCCTCGATGGCCTACTTTGTGAACCTGACGAACTTCCTGGTCACCAAGCACACCAGCCCACTCACTCTTCAG GTTCTTGGGAATGCAAAGGGCGCTGTCGCTGTTGTGGTCTCCATCCTGATATTCAGGAACCCGGTAACATTCATGGGGATGCTAGGCTATGGGATTACAGTCGCCGGGGTTGTTCTGTATGGCGAGGCCAAGAAAAGGAGCAAGTGA
- the LOC120700559 gene encoding glutathione S-transferase T3-like: MDILLRVISKGIGHMQHQSDFKQDKQPVNLNDSSSSSEGVEEVTGRTRVNWTELENQRLLSAWCHHSIDAVKGTDQKAEHYWKAVAVEFNSNTPEKSRKRTALQCKTHWGGLKRDISKFCGAYAKVRNTYVSGQSEDMVMEKAHQWYKGGNKQKPFTLEYLWRDVKDLPKWRRLLAQEEETKNKRTKLSESGAYTSSSNHDTEEETVGKQLKRPEGQKKAKAKLKAKGKNISPSPLGEQPTQNMVLYHQASSLRAEATIKAAEATAKAADARIEEARTKKLLAYIKLSEKDTSGYNEADLKRHEAIVDKLLKEI; the protein is encoded by the exons ATGGACATTCTCCTCCGAGTTATCAGCAAGGGAATTGGCCACATGCAACACCAATCAGATTTCAAG CAAGACAAGCAACCAGTGAACCTCAATGACTCAAGTAGTAGCAGTGAAGGGGTTGAGGAGGTTACAGGGAGGACACGGGTCAATTGGACAGAACTTGAGAACCAAAGACTGCTTAGTGCTTGGTGTCACCACTCTATTGATGCTGTTAAAGGAACTGATCAGAAGGCTGAACACTATTGGAAGGCTGTAGCAGTGGAGTTCAACAGTAACACACCAGAAAAGAGCCGCAAAAGGACAGCCCTGCAATGCAAGACACACTGGGGTGGTTTGAAGAGGGATATTTCAAAGTTCTGTGGAGCTTATGCTAAGGTTAGAAATACCTATGTCAGTGGGCAATCTGAGGATATGGTTATGGAAAAAGCTCATCAGTGGTACAAAGGAGGAAACAAGCAGAAACCTTTCACTTTAGAGTATTTGTGGAGAGATGTCAAAGATCTACCTAAATGGCGTAGACTGCTGgcacaagaagaagaaaccaaGAATAAGAGGACTAAACTCTCAGAATCAGGAGCGTACACTTCATCATCTAACCATGACACTGAGGAGGAAACAGTGGGCAAGCAGTTGAAACGTCCTGAAGGACAGAAGAAAGCAAAAGCAAAGTTGAAAGCGAAAGGTAAAAATATCTCACCATCTCCTTTGGGGGAGCAACCAACTCAGAACATGGTGCTCTATCATCAAGCCAGTTCACTCAGAGCAGAAGCTACAATCAAAGCTGCAGAAGCAACAGCGAAAGCAGCAGATGCCAGAATAGAAGAAGCTAGAACGAAGAAGTTACTTGCCTACATAAAACTGTCAGAGAAAGACACATCAGGTTACAACGAAGCAGACCTGAAGAGACATGAAGCTATTGTAGACAAACTACTCAAAGAAATATGA
- the LOC120697300 gene encoding DNA repair protein RAD51 homolog 2-like isoform X1 translates to MANMPVSEMRLPPHLAHLLAARRLDTAKDVLSLPEVELMAVLDAGLPTARAAVAHVSEAACPPCQTALALLEERVRLGGGGRLPTTLCGLDEALGGGIPMGKLTEVVGPSGIGKTQFCLKLALLAALPEYYGGLDGRVVYIDTESKFSSRRMIEIGQKSFPQIFRQEGLAQKMAGRILVMRLASLADFTKSLEQMKVTLLQHDVRLLIVDSMAALMLLENEKATTGFRQHPLRWALSFLKSIAEFSRIPVVVTNQVRSQSSDDGYHFSFEVDRKDGNNRAERFDSHLIAALGIQWAHAVTVRLVFESHSGHRFIKMAKSPMSPAVAFPFVVESSGITLLSDEGIDVTGPEITSIRCQGQNVLSR, encoded by the exons ATGGCGAACATGCCGGTCTCGGAGATGCGTCTCCCTCCGCACCTGGCTcacctcctcgccgcgcgccgcctcgaCACCGCCAAG GACGTGCTGTCGCTGCCGGAGGTGGAGCTCATGGccgtcctcgacgccggcctcccgaccgcccgcgccgccgtcgctcacgTCAGCGAGGCCGCCTGCCCGCCCTGCCAGACG GCGCTTGCTCTTCTGGAGGAGCGCGTCAGGCTAGGGGGAGGCGGGCGGCTGCCCACCACGCTCTGCGGGTTGGACGAGGCGTTGGGCGGAGGAATCCCCATGGGAAAGCTCACTGAGGTCGTTGGGCCCTCGGGAATCGGCAAGACGCAG TTTTGCCTGAAGCTTGCCTTGTTAGCAGCATTACCAGAATACTATGGAGGTTTGGACGGTAGAGTTGTGTACATTGACACAGAATCCAAGTTCTCTTCACGGAG GATGATTGAGATTGGTCAGAAAAGCTTTCCCCAAATATTTCGACAAGAAGGCTTGGCACAAAAG ATGGCTGGGAGGATCCTAGTGATGCGACTAGCATCTTTAGCCGATTTCACCAAGAG TTTGGAACAGATGAAGGTGACTCTTCTTCAGCATGATGTGAGGTTACTCATTGTTGATAGCATGGCTGCTCTTATGTTATT GGAAAATGAGAAAGCTACCACAGGTTTCAGACAACATCCTTTAAGATGGGCCCTTTCTTTTCTTAA GTCTATTGCAGAGTTCTCAAGAATTCCAGTTGTTGTTACAAACCAAGTACGCAGCCAAAGTAGTGATGATGGCTACCATTTTTCCTTTGAAG TTGACAGGAAGGATGGTAATAACCGTGCTGAAAGGTTTGATTCTCATCTTATTGCTGCTCTAGGGATTCAGTGGGCTCATGCTGTAACTGTCCGCCTAGTCTTTGAGTCCCATTCAG GCCACAGGTTCATCAAGATGGCAAAATCACCTATGTCTCCGGCAGTAGCATTTCCATTCGTTGTTGAGTCATCAGGCATTACATTGCTAAGTGATGAGGGCATTGATGTGACTGGTCCCGAGATAACCTCAATTCGTTGTCAAG GGCAAAATGTTCTGTCTCGATGA